From Pan paniscus chromosome 6, NHGRI_mPanPan1-v2.0_pri, whole genome shotgun sequence, one genomic window encodes:
- the RPA3 gene encoding replication protein A 14 kDa subunit encodes MVDMMDLPRSRINAGMLAQFIDKPVCFVGRLEKIHPTGKMFILSDGEGKNGTIELMEPLDEEISGIVEVVGRVTAKATILCTSYVQFKEDNHPFDLGLYNEAVKIIHEFPQFYPLGIVQHD; translated from the exons ATGGTGGACATGATGGACTTGCCCAGGTCGCGCATCAACGCCGGCATGCTAGCTCAGTTCATCGACAAGCCTGTCTGCTTCGTAGGGAGGCTGGAAAAG ATTCATCCCACcggaaaaatgtttattctttcagatggagaaggaaaaaatggaaccATCGAGTTGATGGAACCC CTTGATGAAGAAATCTCTGGAATTGTGGAAGTGGTTGGAAGAGTAACCGCCAAGGCCACCATCTTGTGTACATCTTATGTCCAGTTTAAAGAAGATAACCATCCTTTTG atcTTGGACTTTACAATGAAGCTGTGAAAATTATCcatgagttccctcagttttatCCTTTAGGGATTGTGCAACATGATTGA